A region of Subtercola boreus DNA encodes the following proteins:
- a CDS encoding glutamyl-tRNA reductase, giving the protein MLICLTASHRNASFTLLEKLSIGAPSVAPSLVGDSDFIQGAVVLATCNRFEAYLDVDEPLTAGSALAASEVIEAVSRASDVDASDVFEAVTVLSGDAVAEHLFSVSSGLESVVVGEDEIAGQVKRALQTARVEGTTSSALERLFQRASHTSRDVKTKTGVGGAGRSLVRLALDLAESRVTSWAGTRILLVGTGKYARVSLLALQERGATDFSVYSPSGRVAPFAARHGIPQVWADDLVDAIAASDVIVTASQSPVAVLTASHFTEAQAVPDALQRRLVIDLGLPRNVDGAVSSVTGVELLDLETISLHAPIDEFASTTSARAMVDEAAAEYSAARVEAEVTPAVVALRSHFFDVLDAEITRAQGRGDSSPETEAALRHLVGVLLHTPSVRARELARAGEGEAFVAALESLFGVKPAAVVLPLAARTAVAPAASGSTAADAS; this is encoded by the coding sequence GTGCTGATCTGCCTGACTGCGAGCCATCGCAATGCGAGCTTCACCCTTCTGGAGAAGCTCTCCATCGGCGCACCGTCCGTGGCTCCTTCGCTGGTCGGCGACAGCGACTTCATCCAGGGTGCTGTGGTTCTCGCGACCTGCAACCGCTTCGAGGCCTACCTCGATGTCGACGAGCCGCTGACCGCCGGGAGCGCCCTCGCGGCGAGCGAAGTGATCGAGGCCGTGAGCCGGGCATCCGATGTCGACGCCTCCGACGTCTTCGAGGCCGTCACCGTGCTCTCGGGCGACGCCGTGGCCGAGCACCTCTTCTCCGTGTCGAGCGGGCTCGAGTCGGTCGTCGTCGGCGAAGACGAGATCGCGGGCCAGGTGAAGCGTGCGCTGCAGACCGCCCGGGTGGAGGGCACCACGTCGTCGGCGCTCGAGCGACTGTTCCAGCGGGCATCCCACACCTCCCGCGACGTCAAGACGAAGACCGGTGTCGGCGGTGCCGGCAGGTCGCTGGTGCGACTCGCACTCGACCTGGCCGAGAGCCGCGTGACAAGCTGGGCGGGCACGCGCATCCTGCTCGTCGGCACCGGCAAGTACGCGCGCGTCAGCCTCCTCGCCCTGCAGGAGCGGGGCGCCACCGATTTCTCCGTCTACTCCCCCTCGGGCCGGGTCGCGCCGTTCGCCGCGCGCCACGGGATCCCGCAGGTCTGGGCTGACGACCTCGTGGACGCCATCGCCGCCTCCGACGTGATCGTGACCGCCAGCCAGTCACCCGTGGCCGTTCTCACCGCTTCCCACTTCACGGAAGCGCAGGCGGTTCCGGATGCCCTGCAGCGCCGCCTCGTGATCGACCTCGGCCTGCCGCGGAACGTCGACGGAGCCGTCTCGTCGGTCACCGGCGTCGAACTGCTCGACCTCGAGACGATCAGCCTGCACGCGCCCATCGACGAGTTCGCGTCCACCACGAGCGCGCGCGCCATGGTCGACGAAGCCGCCGCGGAGTACAGCGCCGCCCGAGTCGAGGCCGAAGTCACCCCCGCCGTCGTCGCGCTGCGCTCCCACTTCTTCGACGTGCTCGATGCCGAGATCACCCGCGCCCAGGGTCGCGGGGACAGTTCCCCCGAGACGGAGGCGGCGCTCCGCCACCTCGTGGGCGTGCTGCTGCACACCCCGTCGGTGCGCGCCCGCGAACTCGCCCGCGCCGGTGAGGGCGAGGCGTTCGTCGCGGCCCTCGAGTCCCTGTTCGGCGTGAAGCCGGCCGCCGTCGTGCTGCCGCTCGCAGCCCGCACCGCCGTCGCACCCGCGGCCTCCGGCTCGACCGCCGCCGACGCTTCCTGA
- a CDS encoding GNAT family N-acetyltransferase, whose amino-acid sequence MTTFAPIETARLRLRPLRESDARDIHSYQRLPEVVEYMFWEVRTLEETREHLARRLLTTGLENDGDVLVVGVELGGADGIPAQAPRLIGEITVFLHSVANGQAEIGWAFHPDVQGRGYASEAAGRMLDWAFAELDIHRVEAHLDPRNTASAAVCRRLGMQQDALLRENLLFKGAWADTAIYGVLRDERAAFVADRGGADGGGGA is encoded by the coding sequence ATGACCACTTTTGCGCCGATCGAGACCGCGCGGCTGCGACTGCGACCGCTGCGGGAGAGTGACGCCCGGGACATCCACTCCTACCAGCGGCTGCCCGAGGTTGTCGAGTACATGTTCTGGGAGGTGCGAACCCTCGAGGAGACCCGCGAGCATCTCGCCCGCCGGCTGCTGACAACCGGACTGGAGAACGACGGCGATGTGCTGGTGGTCGGGGTCGAACTCGGTGGGGCCGACGGGATCCCGGCGCAGGCACCTCGGCTGATCGGCGAGATCACGGTGTTCCTGCACAGCGTCGCCAACGGGCAGGCCGAGATCGGCTGGGCGTTCCATCCCGACGTCCAGGGTCGCGGGTATGCGAGCGAGGCGGCGGGCCGGATGCTCGACTGGGCCTTCGCGGAACTCGACATTCACCGTGTCGAAGCCCACCTCGACCCGCGGAACACCGCCTCGGCGGCGGTCTGCCGACGACTCGGGATGCAGCAGGACGCCCTGCTGCGCGAGAACCTGCTCTTCAAGGGCGCGTGGGCGGACACCGCGATCTACGGGGTCCTGCGCGACGAACGCGCGGCCTTCGTGGCCGACCGGGGCGGCGCAGACGGCGGGGGCGGCGCGTGA
- a CDS encoding serine hydrolase — MAQPMRKDRRRASPGLPSGRRSSAPHDSETFKRGFVSLTKLALSGVQITASALDVASEKVLFSIDDHLSVPTASLGKVLLLIEVAARLTQRDISAHGLLDRTVVDSAADTGLWQHLQVPTLPIADLAVLVGSSSDNLATNVLLRHIGLDAVRARGESLGLHRTFLLDKVRDFRGPDDAPHFSVGSARELATLFRNLAEGSIVDVATSQQVLAWLGLGSDLSMVASAFGLDPLSHVHSDHGLLLVNKTGSGDGIRSEVGVLRGPRASVAYAITMRFNDAELTGRLAVLDGMRTLGTDILEYVY; from the coding sequence GTGGCACAACCGATGCGCAAAGACCGGCGGCGAGCGTCGCCCGGTCTGCCGAGCGGGCGACGCTCGAGCGCGCCGCACGACAGTGAGACGTTCAAGCGCGGCTTCGTCTCGCTGACGAAGTTGGCGCTGTCCGGGGTGCAGATCACGGCGTCGGCTCTGGATGTCGCGAGCGAGAAGGTGCTCTTCTCCATCGACGACCACCTGTCTGTGCCGACCGCCAGTCTCGGCAAGGTTCTGTTGCTCATCGAGGTCGCCGCACGTCTCACCCAGCGTGACATCTCGGCGCACGGCCTCCTCGACCGCACCGTCGTGGACTCGGCCGCCGACACCGGCCTCTGGCAGCACCTGCAGGTGCCGACCCTGCCGATCGCCGACCTGGCCGTTCTGGTCGGCTCGTCGAGCGACAACCTGGCGACGAATGTCCTGCTCCGGCACATCGGGCTCGACGCGGTGCGGGCGCGCGGCGAATCGCTGGGGCTGCACCGCACGTTCCTGCTCGACAAGGTGCGCGACTTCCGCGGGCCCGATGACGCCCCGCACTTCTCCGTCGGCTCGGCGCGTGAGCTCGCGACACTGTTCCGCAACCTCGCGGAGGGCAGCATCGTCGATGTGGCGACCAGCCAGCAGGTGCTCGCCTGGCTCGGCCTCGGCAGCGACTTGTCGATGGTGGCGAGTGCGTTCGGGTTGGATCCGCTGTCGCACGTGCACTCCGACCACGGGCTGCTGCTGGTCAACAAGACCGGGTCGGGCGACGGCATCCGCTCGGAGGTCGGCGTGCTGCGCGGCCCCCGCGCGAGCGTCGCGTACGCGATCACGATGCGCTTCAATGACGCTGAGCTGACCGGTCGGCTCGCTGTGCTCGACGGGATGCGCACGCTCGGCACGGACATCCTGGAATACGTGTACTGA
- a CDS encoding MATE family efflux transporter produces MPRPSLDRDILRLAVPALGALVAEPLFLLTDTALIGHLGEVPLAALGIASAIVQTVIGLLIFLAYATTPAVARRLGAGDRTGAIRAGIDGLWLALGLGVVVVLLGLLFARPVVGLFTGDADVAADAVTYLTVSLAGLPAMLLVIAATGLLRGLQDTRTPLIVAVAGFAANAGLNAVFIYGFGWGIAGSAAGTVVAQWAMAAVSIVIAVRAARESGARLRPGLDGALSAATSGAWLFVRTASLRAAILATVAVAATFGTAELGAFQIALTLFTTLAFVLDALAIAGQAMIGHGLGAGDVVRVGLITRRLVRWGWGVGALLGAGIALVAALGLLGPVFTSSPDVAAALAVTALAMGFGIPLAGYVFVLDGVLIGAGDSRYLALSGLANVAIYAPLLALVVLFAPDGDAGLVWLWAAFGYGYIGARALTLGLRARTDKWMTVGAPA; encoded by the coding sequence ATGCCCCGCCCGAGCCTCGACCGCGACATCCTTCGCCTCGCCGTGCCCGCGCTCGGCGCACTCGTGGCCGAGCCGCTCTTCCTGCTCACCGACACGGCGCTGATCGGTCATCTCGGCGAGGTTCCGCTCGCGGCCCTCGGCATTGCGAGCGCGATCGTGCAGACGGTGATCGGGCTGCTGATCTTCCTCGCCTACGCGACCACTCCGGCTGTGGCCCGGAGGCTGGGCGCGGGCGATCGCACCGGCGCGATCCGGGCCGGCATCGACGGGCTGTGGCTCGCCCTCGGGCTCGGCGTCGTCGTCGTGCTGCTCGGCCTGCTGTTCGCGCGACCCGTGGTCGGCCTGTTCACCGGCGATGCGGATGTCGCGGCCGATGCCGTGACGTACCTCACTGTCTCGCTCGCCGGGCTGCCCGCCATGCTGCTCGTGATCGCGGCGACCGGGCTCCTGCGGGGGCTCCAGGACACCCGCACCCCCCTCATCGTCGCCGTCGCCGGTTTCGCCGCGAACGCCGGGCTGAACGCCGTGTTCATCTACGGGTTCGGCTGGGGGATCGCGGGATCCGCCGCCGGCACCGTCGTCGCCCAGTGGGCGATGGCCGCGGTCTCCATCGTGATCGCGGTGCGGGCCGCCCGCGAAAGCGGAGCGCGGCTGCGGCCGGGACTCGACGGGGCTCTGTCGGCCGCAACATCCGGAGCCTGGCTCTTCGTGCGCACGGCATCGCTGCGGGCGGCGATCCTCGCGACGGTGGCCGTCGCTGCGACGTTCGGCACGGCCGAGCTCGGAGCGTTCCAGATAGCGCTGACCCTCTTCACGACGCTCGCGTTCGTGCTCGACGCCCTCGCGATCGCGGGCCAGGCGATGATCGGCCACGGGCTCGGAGCGGGTGATGTGGTGCGAGTCGGCCTCATCACACGGCGGCTCGTGCGCTGGGGCTGGGGCGTCGGCGCGCTGCTCGGGGCGGGCATCGCCCTGGTCGCCGCGCTCGGGCTGCTCGGGCCGGTGTTCACCTCGAGTCCGGATGTCGCGGCAGCACTCGCTGTCACGGCGCTGGCGATGGGGTTCGGCATCCCGCTCGCGGGGTACGTGTTCGTGCTCGACGGGGTACTGATCGGAGCGGGCGACTCCCGGTACCTCGCGCTCAGCGGGCTCGCGAACGTCGCCATCTACGCGCCGCTGCTCGCCCTCGTGGTGCTGTTCGCGCCGGACGGCGACGCCGGTCTCGTCTGGCTGTGGGCGGCGTTCGGCTACGGCTACATCGGTGCGCGCGCCCTCACCCTCGGCCTCCGCGCGCGCACCGACAAGTGGATGACCGTCGGCGCGCCCGCATAG
- a CDS encoding M13 family metallopeptidase encodes MSETGIDTTELDPDTRAQDDLFRHVNGRWIARTEIPEDKARYGSFYELAEEAEKAVQQIIVEAQGADEGTEERKFGDLYTSFMNEERIEELGTAPIDAQLALVDAIASVEDLVRTVGRLERQGVGGFFHLFVDNDPGNPERYLVFVEQGGITLPDESYYREEKFQGIREAYVAHIQRLFELAASGSTATADADAGSAPDRAQRVLDLETAIASKHWDNVKTRDAQATYNLLSWADLLALFAGAAEDDSPAGALTIWRDALDVPPGVLDEVVVREPSFLEGLSGLLTEDRLGQWKDWLSWKIIHGAAAFLPSAFVTENFEFYGHTLTGTPSIRARWKRGVSLVEGSMGEAVGRIYVDRHFGSTAKAAMDILVANLIEAYRQSITDLSWMTPSTRERALEKLDKFTPKIGFPAKWRDYSNLDLDASSLFDNVRATSEFEFQRELGKVGKPLDRDEWFMTPQTINAYYNPGFNEIVFPAAILQYPFFDEARDAASNYGAIGAVIGHEIGHGFDDQGSRFDGDGRLTDWWTSEDREAFEKLTASLIAQYDALAPAQVPDHHVNGSLTIGENIGDLGGLGIAWKAYLISLDGAEPPVIDGLTGAQRFFLSWAQAWQQKSRDEEVIRLLAIDPHSPNEFRCNQIVRNIGEFYEAFSVGETDALWLAPDDRVTIW; translated from the coding sequence ATGAGCGAAACCGGCATCGACACGACCGAACTCGACCCCGACACCCGTGCGCAGGACGACCTGTTCCGGCACGTGAACGGGCGTTGGATCGCGCGCACCGAGATCCCCGAAGACAAAGCGCGCTACGGGTCGTTCTACGAGCTCGCCGAAGAGGCCGAGAAGGCTGTGCAGCAGATCATCGTCGAGGCGCAGGGTGCCGATGAGGGCACGGAGGAACGCAAGTTCGGCGACCTGTACACGAGCTTCATGAACGAGGAGCGCATCGAAGAGCTCGGCACGGCACCGATCGACGCGCAGCTCGCGCTGGTCGACGCCATCGCATCCGTCGAAGACCTCGTGCGCACGGTCGGGCGTCTCGAGCGGCAGGGTGTGGGCGGGTTCTTCCACCTGTTCGTCGACAACGACCCGGGCAACCCCGAGCGGTACCTCGTGTTCGTCGAGCAGGGCGGGATCACCCTGCCGGATGAGAGCTATTACCGCGAGGAGAAGTTCCAGGGCATCCGGGAGGCGTACGTCGCGCACATCCAGCGGCTGTTCGAGCTTGCCGCCAGCGGATCGACCGCCACCGCTGACGCTGACGCCGGAAGCGCGCCTGACCGCGCCCAGCGCGTCTTGGATCTCGAGACCGCGATCGCGTCGAAGCACTGGGACAACGTGAAGACCCGTGACGCGCAGGCCACCTACAACCTGCTCTCCTGGGCCGACCTGCTCGCCCTGTTCGCCGGCGCGGCCGAAGACGACTCGCCCGCGGGCGCCCTCACCATCTGGCGCGACGCGCTCGACGTCCCGCCGGGGGTGCTCGATGAGGTCGTCGTGCGCGAGCCGAGCTTCCTCGAGGGCCTGTCGGGCCTCCTCACCGAGGACCGCCTCGGGCAGTGGAAGGACTGGCTGTCGTGGAAGATCATCCACGGCGCCGCGGCTTTCCTGCCGTCCGCCTTCGTCACCGAGAACTTCGAGTTCTACGGCCACACCCTCACCGGCACACCGTCGATCCGTGCCCGCTGGAAGCGCGGCGTCTCGCTCGTCGAAGGGTCGATGGGCGAGGCCGTCGGGCGCATCTACGTCGACCGCCACTTCGGCAGCACGGCGAAGGCCGCGATGGACATCCTGGTCGCCAACCTCATCGAGGCCTACCGTCAGTCGATCACCGATCTCTCCTGGATGACGCCGTCGACAAGGGAGCGGGCGCTCGAGAAGCTCGACAAGTTCACGCCGAAGATCGGCTTTCCGGCGAAGTGGCGTGACTATTCGAACCTCGACCTCGACGCGTCGAGCCTGTTCGACAATGTTCGGGCGACGAGCGAATTCGAGTTCCAGCGCGAACTCGGCAAGGTCGGCAAGCCGCTCGACCGCGACGAGTGGTTCATGACCCCGCAGACCATCAACGCCTACTACAACCCCGGGTTCAACGAGATCGTCTTCCCGGCCGCCATCCTGCAGTACCCCTTCTTCGACGAGGCACGGGATGCCGCGTCCAACTACGGCGCGATCGGAGCGGTCATCGGGCACGAGATCGGCCACGGTTTCGACGACCAGGGTTCCCGCTTCGACGGCGACGGACGCCTGACGGACTGGTGGACATCCGAAGACCGCGAAGCCTTCGAGAAGCTGACGGCCTCGCTGATTGCGCAGTACGACGCGCTCGCGCCCGCACAGGTTCCCGACCATCACGTGAACGGTTCGCTGACAATCGGTGAGAACATCGGCGATCTCGGCGGACTGGGCATAGCGTGGAAGGCGTACCTGATCTCGCTCGACGGCGCAGAACCGCCGGTGATCGACGGTCTGACCGGTGCCCAGAGGTTCTTCCTCTCCTGGGCGCAGGCCTGGCAGCAGAAGTCGAGAGACGAAGAGGTGATCCGCCTGCTGGCGATCGATCCTCACTCGCCGAACGAGTTCCGGTGCAACCAGATCGTGCGGAACATCGGTGAGTTCTACGAAGCGTTCTCTGTCGGTGAGACCGATGCGCTCTGGCTGGCTCCGGATGACCGTGTGACCATCTGGTAG
- a CDS encoding NUDIX hydrolase has product MSVLPPIRVAAVVLLRERRVLMVTARARDVLYLPGGKIDAGETAAEALVRECREEIAVGLEGASIQSLFTVTVQAHGEPEGRMVAMELFAATTPDEPTASSEVDSVHWVTSADAGRCPPAGVETLARLVALDLID; this is encoded by the coding sequence GTGAGCGTGCTCCCTCCGATCCGCGTGGCGGCGGTCGTGCTGCTGCGGGAGCGACGGGTGCTCATGGTGACGGCCCGGGCCCGCGACGTGCTCTACCTCCCGGGCGGCAAGATCGACGCGGGTGAGACTGCCGCCGAAGCGCTCGTGCGGGAGTGCCGCGAGGAGATCGCGGTCGGGCTGGAGGGGGCGAGCATCCAGAGCCTGTTCACGGTGACAGTGCAGGCGCACGGCGAGCCGGAGGGGCGGATGGTCGCGATGGAGCTCTTCGCTGCGACGACGCCCGACGAGCCCACGGCGTCATCCGAGGTCGACTCGGTGCACTGGGTGACCTCGGCCGACGCGGGCCGCTGCCCACCCGCCGGGGTCGAGACTCTCGCACGCCTCGTCGCCCTCGACCTGATCGACTGA
- a CDS encoding MBL fold metallo-hydrolase: MQLTVLGTSAPFPVPGNACSGYLLRSGGPVASDAAGSALSLPMAGPVAPDARPTSLWIDAGTGTFAELQRHLAPGDLDAIFVSHRHADHTADLLVASYAYRFSTAPALAARGSRRIPVFGPEGLAERLAEYLGPTALAGLESVFEFTELHGWGEARVGDLDLSWGPVSHGVPAFGLTVVERGASAPAAAAATAAAVPAAAAASASATATAAAVPAAAAPASASAAADGAPGAGAAAASGTGGVAAGTPRTAFTYSGDTAPCISLVELAEESATLLCEAGYDVAPSGSGEAASGEYVHCTPEDAGRQATEAGVRMLVLTHIAENLAPAAAVARARTTFAGDIRAAKSGATFTV; encoded by the coding sequence ATGCAGCTCACCGTTCTCGGCACGTCCGCCCCGTTCCCCGTGCCCGGAAACGCCTGCTCGGGCTACCTCCTGCGGTCGGGCGGGCCGGTGGCTTCGGATGCCGCGGGTTCTGCCCTGTCGCTCCCCATGGCCGGGCCGGTGGCTCCGGATGCCCGCCCCACCTCGCTCTGGATCGACGCCGGCACCGGCACCTTCGCCGAACTGCAGCGGCACCTAGCGCCGGGAGACCTCGACGCGATCTTCGTCTCGCACCGGCACGCGGACCACACGGCCGACCTCCTCGTGGCCTCCTACGCCTACCGGTTCAGCACCGCGCCGGCCCTCGCGGCCCGCGGCTCACGCCGCATCCCGGTGTTCGGCCCGGAAGGCCTCGCCGAGCGCCTCGCCGAGTACCTCGGGCCCACCGCGCTCGCCGGCCTGGAGTCGGTCTTCGAGTTCACGGAGCTGCACGGCTGGGGCGAGGCCCGCGTGGGAGACCTCGACCTGTCGTGGGGGCCGGTGTCGCACGGGGTGCCGGCGTTCGGGCTGACGGTCGTCGAGCGCGGCGCGTCCGCGCCCGCTGCTGCTGCCGCCACTGCTGCTGCCGTGCCCGCTGCCGCTGCCGCTTCCGCTTCCGCTACTGCTACTGCTGCTGCCGTGCCCGCCGCCGCTGCCCCTGCTTCTGCTTCTGCTGCCGCCGACGGCGCTCCGGGCGCGGGAGCGGCCGCGGCATCCGGAACCGGCGGAGTCGCCGCCGGCACACCGCGGACGGCCTTCACCTACTCGGGCGACACCGCCCCCTGCATCTCGCTCGTCGAGCTCGCCGAGGAGTCGGCCACCCTGCTCTGCGAGGCCGGCTACGACGTCGCGCCCTCCGGGTCCGGCGAGGCCGCTTCCGGCGAATACGTGCACTGCACCCCCGAGGACGCGGGCCGCCAAGCCACCGAGGCCGGCGTCCGGATGCTCGTGCTGACCCACATCGCCGAGAACCTCGCCCCCGCCGCAGCCGTCGCCCGTGCCCGCACCACCTTCGCCGGAGACATCCGCGCCGCCAAGTCCGGCGCGACCTTCACGGTCTGA